The following are encoded in a window of Pseudomonas sp. JQ170C genomic DNA:
- a CDS encoding cold-shock protein: MSSRETGSVKWFNDAKGYGFIQREGGADVFVHYRAIRGEGHRTLIEGQQVEYSLTQGQKGLQAEDVIGL; this comes from the coding sequence AAGTGTGAAGTGGTTCAATGACGCCAAGGGTTATGGCTTCATTCAGCGTGAAGGTGGCGCGGACGTGTTCGTTCACTACCGTGCCATTCGTGGTGAGGGGCATCGCACCCTCATCGAGGGGCAGCAGGTCGAATACAGTCTGACTCAGGGCCAGAAAGGCCTGCAGGCGGAAGATGTAATCGGGCTGTAA
- a CDS encoding putative RNA methyltransferase produces MLTCPLCSAPLSTLDNGVACPAGHRFDRARQGYLNLLPVQHKNSRDPGDNQAMVEARRDFLNAGHYAPVARRLAELAAERAPERWLDIGCGEGYYTAQIAQALPEADGYALDISREAVKRACRRNPALTWLVASMARVPLADASCQFLASVFSPLDWQEALRLLAPGGGLMRVGPTNEHLIELRHKLYDEVRDYADDKHLALVPAGMQHAHSETLKFRLSLVDGKSRADLLAMTPHGWRASAEKRAGVIEQAEPFEVTVSMRYDYFVRQD; encoded by the coding sequence ATGCTCACCTGCCCTCTCTGCAGCGCCCCGCTGAGCACCCTCGATAACGGTGTGGCCTGCCCGGCCGGCCACCGTTTCGACCGTGCCCGCCAGGGCTACCTGAACCTGTTGCCGGTGCAGCACAAGAACAGCCGCGACCCGGGCGACAACCAGGCCATGGTCGAAGCCCGCCGCGACTTCCTCAACGCCGGGCACTACGCCCCGGTGGCCCGCCGGCTGGCGGAGCTTGCGGCAGAGCGCGCACCTGAGCGCTGGCTGGATATCGGCTGTGGCGAGGGTTACTACACCGCGCAGATCGCCCAGGCACTGCCCGAGGCCGACGGTTACGCGCTGGACATCTCTCGCGAAGCGGTCAAGCGTGCCTGCCGGCGCAACCCGGCACTGACCTGGCTGGTCGCCAGCATGGCGCGGGTGCCCCTGGCCGATGCCAGCTGCCAGTTCCTGGCCAGCGTCTTCAGCCCCCTGGACTGGCAGGAGGCCCTGCGCCTGCTCGCCCCTGGCGGCGGCCTGATGCGTGTCGGCCCGACCAACGAGCACCTGATCGAATTGCGCCACAAGCTCTACGATGAAGTGCGCGACTACGCCGACGACAAGCACCTGGCGCTGGTCCCGGCGGGCATGCAGCACGCCCACAGCGAAACCCTGAAATTCCGCCTGAGCCTTGTCGATGGCAAGTCCCGCGCCGACCTGCTGGCCATGACCCCTCATGGCTGGCGCGCCAGCGCGGAAAAACGAGCCGGCGTCATCGAGCAGGCCGAGCCTTTCGAGGTCACGGTATCGATGCGTTACGATTACTTTGTGCGACAAGACTGA